CAGAAGGTTTGCTTATTCTTTTTTCGTTGCCCTTTTACAATCGCTTGCAAAGGTGGGtttcccaaaaagaaaaggagattgTAACTTTGGCTCTTCTCTGAAAGAACTGGGATTATCGAAAACATATGATTTTTGGCTGTTCCTGGATGGTTGATAGCTTCTTCGAATGAAGAGTTCTTCAGTTTGGATTCGAACTTCAATAGATTTTCCAGTTTATTTCTTTGGGAATTCCCCTCGAGTTCAATGTTTTCTGCTATTTCCTCTTATTGTTAGAAGTAGATAATTGACATTCATTCAAAATTAGAAACCCTTTCATCTTTTAGTTGACTCATGCAgttgagctttttttttttttcgtctatTGAATTGTCCTGGCTGTGAAATGGGTTGCTTTTAAATAGTTCCTCCTCCAGAAAATTTAATGTGGGTTTTGTTTGGCAAGTTCCACTGCCCTTCTTTCATTTGCTTTTGCAAACCTTCTTCTCATCTGCTCTCTCCTTCCCCATTGAAATTAGAGAACATTCCACATGTTCCTTCTCCTTTATCTTCGGTTCCTGACGCTGTGGGTCAGTTTTCTAGTGAGACGATTGGGGTAAAGAATGAAAGTTTTAATGGAAATCAAGTTGAGAATTTTCCAAAAAGCACTCTCCATTTGTCAGTTGAGACGATTGAGGTAAAAAATGAAAGCTTTAATGGGAATCAAGTTGAGAATTTTCCAAAAAGCAGTCTCAAGAAGCCGTCTTCAGAATCAGGTGTTAAGAAAGAGGTTGAAAAGGCCAGAGTGCAGTGGATAGATTTCTTAGGGAAAGAACTTGTTGAGATCAAGGAATTTGAACCTAGGTTTGtcactcttctttcttttttacattGAATTCTTCTTTAATTATCTGGTTTGATTTCCTTTTCGCATATATTGTCAGAGTAATTCTTCTGCGCGAAATTGTTCTTTTAGTGTTGTTTAGGACTCAACATTGTTTCACATTGCGGGCATGATTGA
This Macadamia integrifolia cultivar HAES 741 chromosome 10, SCU_Mint_v3, whole genome shotgun sequence DNA region includes the following protein-coding sequences:
- the LOC122090609 gene encoding uncharacterized protein LOC122090609: MWVLFGKFHCPSFICFCKPSSHLLSPSPLKLENIPHVPSPLSSVPDAVGQFSSETIGVKNESFNGNQVENFPKSTLHLSVETIEVKNESFNGNQVENFPKSSLKKPSSESGVKKEVEKARVQWIDFLGKELVEIKEFEPSESEDSDDEGQGHRGCVCVIQ